The following are encoded in a window of Variovorax paradoxus genomic DNA:
- a CDS encoding DUF1415 domain-containing protein, with the protein MSDPTPVEAAQAEADTRRWLERAVIGLNLCPFAKAVHVKGQIHYVTYLDTHEGRLIDALLAEARALVALDAEVRDTTLLIVPHALADFLDFNDFTERAERKLARAGFDGVLQLASFHPHFQFGGTEPDDISNATNRAPYPTLHLLREDSMDRAVEAFPEADAIFERNIETLEALGPVGWAALDVGPGSATP; encoded by the coding sequence ATGAGCGACCCAACCCCCGTGGAAGCCGCACAAGCCGAAGCCGACACCCGTCGCTGGCTCGAACGCGCAGTGATCGGGCTCAACCTGTGCCCCTTCGCCAAGGCGGTGCACGTGAAGGGCCAGATCCATTACGTCACCTACCTCGACACCCACGAAGGCCGCTTGATCGATGCGCTGCTGGCCGAAGCCCGCGCACTCGTGGCGCTCGACGCCGAGGTGCGCGACACCACCTTGCTGATCGTCCCCCATGCGCTGGCGGACTTTCTCGACTTCAACGATTTCACGGAGCGCGCCGAGCGCAAGCTTGCTCGCGCGGGCTTCGATGGCGTGCTGCAACTCGCCAGTTTCCATCCGCACTTCCAGTTCGGCGGCACTGAGCCCGACGACATCAGCAACGCCACCAACCGCGCGCCATACCCCACGCTGCACCTGCTGCGCGAGGACAGCATGGACCGCGCGGTCGAAGCCTTTCCGGAGGCCGACGCCATCTTCGAGCGCAACATCGAGACGCTCGAAGCCTTGGGCCCAGTCGGCTGGGCTGCGCTCGATGTCGGCCCGGGAAGCGCCACGCCATGA
- a CDS encoding transposase produces MARLPRLTLAGMPHHVIQRGNNRQPIFVDRADHEKLLGLLAENAARFGIALHAYVLMDNHFHLLATPDSTTGLPQFMQAVGRSYVRYFNDRHGRSGTLWEGRYRSTLIQTERYLLTCMAYIDLNPVRAGMVAEARDFPWSSHGHYAGLRQDRLLTPHPLYWELGNTPFAREAAYAELVRGGVRAADQQALTDATLRGWAAGDGGFLDTLQKSTERRVIKAKAGRPPASPKDQV; encoded by the coding sequence ATGGCCCGTCTCCCCCGTCTCACGCTGGCCGGCATGCCGCACCACGTGATCCAGCGCGGCAACAACCGCCAGCCGATCTTTGTCGACCGTGCCGACCACGAGAAGCTGCTCGGCCTGCTGGCCGAGAACGCCGCGCGCTTCGGCATTGCGCTGCACGCCTACGTGCTGATGGACAACCACTTCCACCTGCTGGCCACGCCCGACAGCACCACGGGCCTGCCGCAGTTCATGCAGGCGGTCGGGCGCAGCTACGTGCGCTACTTCAACGACCGCCACGGCCGCAGCGGCACTTTGTGGGAAGGGCGCTACAGATCGACCCTGATCCAGACCGAGCGCTACCTGCTGACCTGCATGGCCTACATCGACCTGAACCCGGTGCGCGCCGGCATGGTCGCCGAGGCGCGCGACTTCCCCTGGTCCAGCCACGGCCACTACGCCGGGCTGCGGCAGGACCGGCTGCTGACCCCGCATCCGCTGTACTGGGAACTCGGCAACACGCCCTTCGCGCGGGAGGCGGCGTATGCCGAACTGGTGCGTGGCGGCGTCCGCGCAGCCGATCAGCAGGCCCTGACCGACGCCACCCTGCGCGGCTGGGCGGCCGGCGATGGTGGCTTTTTGGACACGTTGCAGAAGTCCACCGAGCGCCGCGTCATCAAGGCCAAGGCCGGGCGGCCGCCTGCATCCCCCAAAGATCAAGTCTGA
- a CDS encoding class I SAM-dependent methyltransferase encodes MNTKNTMPRPAKAHPTHKAAKAEAELAEVLRPGQSVELLKELHILTREGRLNQDSRRKLKQVYHLFQFIEQLLRELPGEGAEATLADHGAGKSYLGFIIYDLFFRARQGGHVYGIETRSELVERSRALAQQLGFGRMSFLNLTVAESAQASELPAQIDVVTALHACDTATDDAIAFGLAKKARCMVLVPCCQAEVAACLRETKALALSRTPLAELWRHPLHTREIGSQLTNVLRCLYLEANGYSVTVTELVGWEHSMKNELILVRYTGQRKASAATRLRELLAQFGLDTLGDTRFRLAD; translated from the coding sequence ATGAACACCAAGAACACCATGCCCCGTCCCGCGAAAGCGCACCCCACACACAAGGCTGCCAAGGCCGAGGCCGAGCTGGCCGAAGTCCTGCGGCCGGGCCAGTCCGTCGAGCTCCTCAAGGAGCTGCACATCCTCACGCGCGAAGGCCGGCTCAACCAGGATTCGCGGCGCAAGCTCAAGCAGGTCTACCACCTGTTCCAGTTCATCGAGCAACTGCTGCGTGAGTTGCCGGGCGAGGGCGCCGAGGCCACGCTGGCCGATCACGGGGCCGGCAAGTCGTACCTCGGTTTCATCATCTACGACCTGTTTTTTCGCGCGCGGCAGGGCGGTCATGTCTACGGCATCGAGACGCGCAGCGAACTGGTCGAGCGCTCCCGCGCACTGGCGCAGCAGCTGGGCTTCGGGCGCATGTCGTTCCTGAACCTCACCGTGGCCGAGTCGGCGCAGGCGAGCGAGCTGCCGGCGCAGATCGACGTGGTCACCGCGCTGCACGCCTGCGACACCGCCACCGACGACGCCATCGCCTTCGGCCTCGCCAAGAAAGCGCGCTGCATGGTGCTCGTGCCCTGCTGCCAGGCCGAAGTGGCGGCCTGTCTGCGCGAGACCAAGGCGCTGGCGCTGTCGCGCACGCCGCTGGCCGAACTCTGGCGCCATCCGCTGCACACGCGCGAGATCGGCAGCCAGCTCACCAACGTGCTGCGCTGCCTGTACCTGGAAGCCAACGGCTACAGCGTCACCGTCACCGAGCTCGTCGGCTGGGAGCACAGCATGAAGAACGAGCTGATCCTGGTGCGCTACACCGGCCAGCGCAAGGCGAGCGCGGCGACGCGGCTGCGCGAGCTGCTGGCGCAGTTCGGGCTCGACACGCTGGGCGACACGCGCTTCCGCCTCGCCGACTGA